The genomic region GCGCCGCTTCCGCTCGCCGCTCCTGCCTTTCCCGCACGGCCTTCACAACGACGGGCACGCCGAGCCCGACGCAGCCGATGACGGTCATCGCGGTCGCGATCCAGCGGGGCGCCCCGAGCAGCGCGATGCCACCAGCGGCAACCAGGACGAGAAGCAGCCACCGCAACTCATTGCCGTTGTAGCGGGCCGAGACGCGCGCACCTAACCACACGCCTGGAATCTGTCCCAGGAGCAATGACAGCAGCACACTCGCGTCCACCTCGCCAAGGCCCGCGTGCGCGATCGCTCCGACCACGAGCATTGGCACGGCCTGTACCAGGTCCGTGCCAACCAGGCGGCTGGGAAGCATCGCGGGAAACAAGATAATGAGGCTAGCCGCGATCAACGTCCCCGAACCGACCGAAGTCAGGCCGACCAGGATCCCCACGAGCAAGCCGACGGTCAACGTCACCGAGCATCGAAACGACGTCATCTGGATCTGATCGTGGGAATGCTGGGCCATGTAGCGCTTCAAGCGCAACCTCACCAGCGAGATGACAACGGCCACGATCAGGACAACGCCGATCATGCGGCGCAGCAACTCCTCGCCGGCGGGATCGGATGTAAGGCGCGCGAACAGGACTGTCCCGACCAGCACGCCGGGCACCGAACCAGCGGTCAGCCACGCGACGACCTTCAGGTATGGAGTGCGCCGCCGCAGATGAACCATTGCCCCGATTGGCTTGGTCACGGCCGCCGACACCACGTCTGTGGAGACCGCCACCGAAGCGGGCAGGTTGAACAACAGCAGAAGCATCGGAGTGACGATCGCCGCGCCGCCCAAACCCGTCAATCCGACGACGGTTCCGGCGAACAGACCCCCGAGCGTCAGCCACAGGTCGATGCCAATCACGATCGAACAGTATTCCCCGCCGTAGGGTGCTTCCATGCCCGGGCAGCAAGTCGACGCGCCAGGATCGACACAGATAGCGCGTGTAGCTACCGAGTATCTGGACCATCTGGTCGTCGAGAAGGGAATCTCGCCCAACACTTTGGATGCCTACCGGCGAGACCTGGCCAGATACACGCGATTCTGCGCCGCCAGATCTGTCACATCGCTTCCGGATGCCACCGAACCAGTGATTGGCGACTTCCTGGGCTGGCTCCGCTCGCCAGGTCAGGAAGGCCCGGAACTGTCCGCCGCGTCAGCCGCCCGGACGATGGCAGCAGTGCGTGGGTTGCACGGCTTCGCGGTCCGTGAGGGCCTCCTGGCCGACAACTCCGCGGTGAGCGTCAAGCCACCGAAGCTTGAGACACGACTCCCGCATGGACTGGCAGTGCAGCAGGTGCTCGACATACTGCGCGCTCCCGACCCGGCTGAGCCGACTGGTGTGCGAGACCGCGCGCTGCTGGAGTTCCTGTACGGCTCCGGATGCCGTGCCAGCGAGGCGGTAGGGCTGGATGTGGACGATGTGGATCTGGTTGCCCGTGCAGTGCTGCTGCGCGGGAAGGGACGCAAGGAGCGCGTGGTCCCGATCGGCACGCTGACGGTGACTGCCCTTGAGTCCTACTCGATCAGGGTCCGGCCAGCCCTGGCAGCCCGGGGCAAGGGCACCGCGGCGATGTTCCTCAATGCCCGAGGCGGTCGGCTGTCCAGGCAAACCGTCTGGACCATCCTGAAGCGGGCGGCGAAGACAGCCGGCGTCGACGGATCCGTCCACCCGCACACGCTGCGCCACTCCTTCGCCACCCATCTTCTTCAAGGCGGCGCCGATGTCCGCGTAGTCCAGGAACTGCTCGGGCACGCCTCGGTGACCACGACCCAGATTTACACCATGGTCACCGTGGAACACCTGCGCGAGGTGTATGCCAACACGCATCCGCGGGGCCGGATGTGAGTGGGGCTGACAGCTCGCTGGGTTACCGTCGTGTGGTGAGTGAACGCGGGCCAGCCGATTTGCGACTGCGGTCCGGGGAGGACAGCTCCGACAGCCATGGTTTCGCGGTCAGTGTGGATGGCTTCGAGGGGCCGTTCGATCTGCTTATGTCGCTGATCGCCAAGCACAAGCTCGAAGTGACCGCCCTGGCCCTGCATCAGGTCACCGATGATTTCATCCGCCATACCCGCGCCCAGGGTGATGACTGGGACCTGGGGGAGTCGACGCAGTTCCTTGTCGTTGCCGCGATCCTGCTGGATCTGAAGGCCTCGCGCTTGCTGCCAGGCCGGGAAGACGATGACGTCGAGGACCTCGCGGCCTTGGAGGCCCAGGACCTGTTGCTCGCTCGGCTGATGCAATACCGGGCGTTCAAAGAAGTCTCGGCTCTATTCGACGAACGCCTCAACTCAGCACAGCTCCGGCAGCCGCGCACGGTCGGCCTCGACCCGCAGCTGGCTGATTTGCTGCCTGAGGTCGTAGTGAGCATAGGCGTCGACGGTCTGGCCGCTTTGGCGATACGGGGACTGACACCGGCGCCACCACCTCAGGTCAACGTGGATCACGTCTACGCGCCGCTGGTTAGCGTGCCCGAACAGGCCGCGATCGTGGCCGCTCAACTGAGGCGAAGCGGCTCCGCCAGTTTCAGCTCACTGTTGATCGGGTGTCCTGATACGGCGCACGTCGTGGCACGGTTCCTGGCACTACTCGACCTGTACAGGCAGGCACTTGTTTCTTTCGACCAAGCACGCCCACTCACCGAACTCATCGTGAAGTGGACTGGAACTGATGAAGAAGGGGCGAGGGCCAGTGGGTGACGTTGTTGATCTGAGGTCAGGCTCGGCGGAAGCTCTGTTCGCGGCAGAGCCGGAGGCGGGACTGGGCGCGCCGTCCCGCGGGGCGGCTCTGGAGGCTCTCCTGCTGCTAGCCGATGAACCTGTCAGTTCCTTGACGTTGGCTGAGCTGACGGGGTGCCCAGAGCCCGATATCGTCTCTGAGCTACTCCGCCTCAGCGCCGAATACCGACGCGACGGCCGCGGATTCGATCTGCGGGAAGTTGGCGGTGCCTGGCGGTTCTACACCTCGGACACCTGCTCAGAACTAGTAGCGCGATACGCGACTGACGGTAGGCAGGCGAGGCTGACCCAGGCCGCGCTGGAGACTCTGGCGATCATCGCCTACAGGCAACCTGTGAGCCGCGCGCGTATCGGGGCGATACGCGGAGTCAGTTGCGACGGTGTCGTGCGAACCCTCGTCGCGCGTGGCTTGGTTACCGAAGTAGGCGAAGACACGGTCGCTGGCGCGGTTCTGTTCGGGACTACTACCTACTTCCTCGACCGTATGGGGATCTCTTCCCTGGAGGAGCTTCCGCCCATCGCTGAGCACTTGCCTTCGTTCGACTCGCTGGACGAACTCCTCGAATCCCAGTGACCGAGTCCGGGCAGGGGGAGAGACTGCAAAAGGTCCTGGCCCGAGCGGGACTAGGCAGTCGGCGCAAATGCGAGGCGTTGATAAGCCAAGGCAGGGTCTTCGTCAATGGGCAGGTCGTAGCGGTCCAAGGATTCCGGGTACCTCCTGGCACGACCGACGTCAGAGTCGACGGCAAGCCGATCCCAACATCTGACAACGTCATCGTGCTGGCGCTGAACAAGCCGAAAGGGATTCTGTCGACGATGGCCGACGACGGCGGGCGGCCTTGCGTGGGCGATCTCGTCGCGGACCGCGAGGAGCGGCTCTTCCACGTCGGACGCCTCGATGCCGACACCACGGGGCTGCTGCTATTGACGAACGATGGGGAACTCGCGCACCGCCTCCAGCACCCGAGCCACGGCGTCTCCAAGACATACCGTGCCACCGTGCGGGGACCAGTACCGGCCAGCGTTCGCCGAAGCCTCACACGCGGGGTCGAACTGGAAGACGGACCGGCGGTGGCTGACTCGTTCCAGATCGTCGCGCAACACGGACAGCAGTCGATTGTGGAGATCAGGCTGCACGAGGGCCGCAACCGCATTGTCAGGCGCATGATGGCGGCTGTGGGGCATCCTGTGATCGAACTTGTGCGGGTCAGTGTCGGTCCGGTGACTCTGGGAGGGCTCAGGCCAGGCGCATTTCGCAAGCTCACAGCCGCGCAGGTCGCCAGTCTGTATGCCGCCGCTGATGAGAGCTGAGCGCGGTGAACCTACGCTGTGCTCAGGACCTGACAGGGAGGGCGACGTGGCGGTGAGAGGCATCCGAGGGGCGACGCGTCTGTCCGCCGATGACCCGGCCGAGATGAGCGAAGCGGTCATTGACCTGCTAAGCGCGATCATCGAGAGAAACGACCTCAGACACGACGACCTTGTCAGCATCCTGTTCACATCCACGCCGGACTTGGTGAGTGCTTTCCCGGCCACTTCGGCCCGGGAGATCGGACTGGCTGACGTTCCTTTGCTGTGCGCCCAGGAGATCGACGTCGACGGGGCTCTGCCTCGCGTCATACGCATCCTCGTCCACGCCGAAACGGAACTACCGCGGGCGCGGATCAGTCACATCTACCAGCGCGGAGCCGAAAGCCTGCGCGAAGACCTAGCTCACTGAGATGACGGCCGAGCGATCCACCGCTGTGATAGCGGTTGACGGCCCCAGCGGCTCGGGCAAGTCGTCGGTTTCCCGTGGCGTCGCCGAGCGATTCGAGATGGCGTACCTGGACACCGGGGCGATGTACAGGGCGATGACGTACTGGATGCTTGAGCACGGAGTCGACCCGTCTGACGAATCCGCGGTCACCGCCCAATGCGGTCGGGCCGAGATCGTCAGCGGCACTGACCCGGCCAATCCCGCGATCGTCGTCGACTCTCACGATGTGGCTGAAGCGATCCGCACTCCCGAGGTGACGGCATCGGTCAGCGCCGTCAGCGCCGTCCCCGCGGTGCGCGAGCGGATGGTCCGGATGCAGAGGGAGGTAGCGGCGGCACA from Candidatus Nanopelagicales bacterium harbors:
- a CDS encoding segregation/condensation protein A, producing the protein MSERGPADLRLRSGEDSSDSHGFAVSVDGFEGPFDLLMSLIAKHKLEVTALALHQVTDDFIRHTRAQGDDWDLGESTQFLVVAAILLDLKASRLLPGREDDDVEDLAALEAQDLLLARLMQYRAFKEVSALFDERLNSAQLRQPRTVGLDPQLADLLPEVVVSIGVDGLAALAIRGLTPAPPPQVNVDHVYAPLVSVPEQAAIVAAQLRRSGSASFSSLLIGCPDTAHVVARFLALLDLYRQALVSFDQARPLTELIVKWTGTDEEGARASG
- a CDS encoding pseudouridine synthase, whose translation is MTESGQGERLQKVLARAGLGSRRKCEALISQGRVFVNGQVVAVQGFRVPPGTTDVRVDGKPIPTSDNVIVLALNKPKGILSTMADDGGRPCVGDLVADREERLFHVGRLDADTTGLLLLTNDGELAHRLQHPSHGVSKTYRATVRGPVPASVRRSLTRGVELEDGPAVADSFQIVAQHGQQSIVEIRLHEGRNRIVRRMMAAVGHPVIELVRVSVGPVTLGGLRPGAFRKLTAAQVASLYAAADES
- the cmk gene encoding (d)CMP kinase, which translates into the protein MTAERSTAVIAVDGPSGSGKSSVSRGVAERFEMAYLDTGAMYRAMTYWMLEHGVDPSDESAVTAQCGRAEIVSGTDPANPAIVVDSHDVAEAIRTPEVTASVSAVSAVPAVRERMVRMQREVAAAQLSAGRGIVVEGRDIGSVVLPDADLKVYLTADPVVRAARRAAEDATRAHGSGGLPATEESIRRRDALDSTRTVSPLVAAPGSVHVDATYLTLEETINTVADLVRAAGDRP
- a CDS encoding sulfite exporter TauE/SafE family protein, producing MIGIDLWLTLGGLFAGTVVGLTGLGGAAIVTPMLLLLFNLPASVAVSTDVVSAAVTKPIGAMVHLRRRTPYLKVVAWLTAGSVPGVLVGTVLFARLTSDPAGEELLRRMIGVVLIVAVVISLVRLRLKRYMAQHSHDQIQMTSFRCSVTLTVGLLVGILVGLTSVGSGTLIAASLIILFPAMLPSRLVGTDLVQAVPMLVVGAIAHAGLGEVDASVLLSLLLGQIPGVWLGARVSARYNGNELRWLLLVLVAAGGIALLGAPRWIATAMTVIGCVGLGVPVVVKAVRERQERRAEAARKAAAKARRRASAKAAAKESPAQGSAGEDAT
- the aroH gene encoding chorismate mutase, translating into MAVRGIRGATRLSADDPAEMSEAVIDLLSAIIERNDLRHDDLVSILFTSTPDLVSAFPATSAREIGLADVPLLCAQEIDVDGALPRVIRILVHAETELPRARISHIYQRGAESLREDLAH
- the xerD gene encoding site-specific tyrosine recombinase XerD, producing MPGQQVDAPGSTQIARVATEYLDHLVVEKGISPNTLDAYRRDLARYTRFCAARSVTSLPDATEPVIGDFLGWLRSPGQEGPELSAASAARTMAAVRGLHGFAVREGLLADNSAVSVKPPKLETRLPHGLAVQQVLDILRAPDPAEPTGVRDRALLEFLYGSGCRASEAVGLDVDDVDLVARAVLLRGKGRKERVVPIGTLTVTALESYSIRVRPALAARGKGTAAMFLNARGGRLSRQTVWTILKRAAKTAGVDGSVHPHTLRHSFATHLLQGGADVRVVQELLGHASVTTTQIYTMVTVEHLREVYANTHPRGRM
- the scpB gene encoding SMC-Scp complex subunit ScpB, translated to MGDVVDLRSGSAEALFAAEPEAGLGAPSRGAALEALLLLADEPVSSLTLAELTGCPEPDIVSELLRLSAEYRRDGRGFDLREVGGAWRFYTSDTCSELVARYATDGRQARLTQAALETLAIIAYRQPVSRARIGAIRGVSCDGVVRTLVARGLVTEVGEDTVAGAVLFGTTTYFLDRMGISSLEELPPIAEHLPSFDSLDELLESQ